The following coding sequences are from one Primulina eburnea isolate SZY01 chromosome 15, ASM2296580v1, whole genome shotgun sequence window:
- the LOC140815148 gene encoding protein WVD2-like 3 — MELEGSDIHIDKEPDGVIIYSNGVTHDSCCTNGVDVDTVSAGQVDVVQQYELNSLGPQLDDVLDESTEIKEYEVKECNDEKLVENSKFFQVDQHEPNLPSDIKMFENSASSEGQKVADCYEKKVTKSAGGSCKTKCTVPHPFALATEKRASGGTLPYGVDLDNITSGDNLSPIHASQHPTSAKHNLISSPVVQKKPLQPDNKKQLDEEDKCSVASRTMASARKSRTIVASAPVFKSSERAERRKEFYSKLEEKHQALEAEKTQCEARTKEQKDAAIKQLRKNLLFKATPMPSFYNDGPPPKVELKKPPLTRAKSPKLGRRKGCCIAKCVDKGTQEAHHGSTTCRNSPPMASTNRKFGVNIQNRAPSC; from the exons ATGGAGCTCGAAGGCAGTGACATTCATATTGACAAGGAGCCAGATGGTGTTATAATATACTCAAATGGTGTCACCCACGATTCATGTTGCACAAATGGTGTCGACGTTGACACAGTGAGTGCTGGTCAAGTTGATGTGGTTCAGCAGTATGAGCTCAATAGTCTGGGCCCGCAGCTTGATGATGTGTTGGACGAATCCACTGAAATAAAGGAATACGAAGTAAAGGAATGCAATGATGAAAAGTTGGTTGAAAATTCCAAATTTTTCCAAGTTGACCAACACGAGCCAAATTTGCCAAGCGAcataaaaatgtttgagaatTCCGCATCATCAGAAGGTCAAAAGGTGGCAGATTGTTATGAGAAGAAAGTTACCAAATCTGCTGGCGGAAGCTGTAAAACTAAATGCACAGTTCCACACCCCTTTGCTCTGGCAACTGAAAAGCGTGCTTCAGGTGGAACTCTTCCGTATGGAGTTGATCTTGACAATATCACTTCTGGAGATAATTTATCTCCTATTCATGCTTCCCAACATCCAACTTCTGCAAAGCACAATCTA ATAAGCTCGCCTGTTGTACAAAAGAAGCCACTGCAACCTGATAACAAGAAACAACTCGATGAAGAAGATAAGTGTTCTGTTGCCTCACG AACAATGGCATCTGCAAGAAAGTCGAGGACAATTGTTGCCTCAGCACCTGTGTTTAAGAGCAGTGAACGCGCTGAGAGGAGGAAGGAG TTCTACTCAAAATTGGAGGAAAAACATCAAGCACTTGAGGCTGAGAAAACTCAATGTGAAGCTAGGACCAAG GAACAAAAGGACGCTGCGATTAAGCAACTAAGAAAGAATCTGTTGTTCAAGGCAACTCCTATGCCTAGTTTCTACAACGACGGACCACCACCCAAGGTTGAGTTGAAAAAG CCACCTCTAACTCGTGCAAAATCGCCGAAGTTGGGTCGAAGGAAGGGATGCTGCATTGCAAAATGTGTAGACAAGGGAACTCAAGAAGCCCATCATGGTTCCACCACCTGCAGAAATAGTCCTCCTATGGCTTCCACAAACAGAAAATTTGGGGTCAATATCCAGAATCGTGCTCCTTCATGCTAA